The following are encoded in a window of Mycobacterium vicinigordonae genomic DNA:
- a CDS encoding low molecular weight protein-tyrosine-phosphatase, with the protein MAEKMFAHQIQQRGLGDVVRVTSAGTGNWHAGEGADRRATQVLRERGYPTEHRATQLDDDHLTADLVVALGRNHARMLRELGVEEGRVRMLRSFDPRSGAFAPDVEDPYYGDDADFVETFVVIEAALPGLHDWVDLQLAQNGSG; encoded by the coding sequence ATGGCAGAGAAGATGTTCGCCCATCAGATTCAGCAGCGTGGCCTTGGCGACGTCGTCCGGGTCACCAGCGCCGGCACCGGCAACTGGCACGCGGGAGAGGGGGCTGATCGGCGCGCCACGCAGGTGCTGCGTGAGCGCGGCTACCCCACCGAGCACCGCGCTACCCAACTCGATGACGACCACCTGACCGCGGATCTGGTGGTGGCACTGGGACGCAACCATGCCCGGATGCTGCGCGAGCTGGGAGTCGAGGAGGGCCGGGTGCGGATGCTGCGCTCGTTCGATCCGCGCTCGGGGGCATTCGCCCCGGATGTCGAGGACCCTTACTACGGCGACGACGCGGACTTCGTGGAGACCTTCGTGGTCATCGAGGCCGCGCTGCCCGGCCTGCACGACTGGGTCGACCTGCAACTCGCACAGAACGGCTCGGGTTGA